The DNA region AAGAGAGATGAGGGAAAGGAGCTGGTTTTTTTCCATTTGAGCAAAGATAGGGAAACATTTAAATTTAAGGGATTAAGAAATTAAGAGATTAGGAGATTAGGAAATTAGTAACTGATTTATTTCATGAAGATTTATGGATGTTCTGAAAATTCACTAACTTTAATTTTCCTACTATTGCAAAAAATATTTAAACATACAAAATTATGGGCGCTAAGAAAAAATATAAAAAACAGCTTTTGAAATCATTGAAAAACCTTGCATTTTCTGAACATCACCTGCTGGAAACGATGACAAACCTGATGCTTCTGAAGGAAATGAAAAAGAACAACATCACTTTCGAGAAGGGCGATACCTTTTCGTTTGAGGACAATATCTTCGACTACAGCGCGGATAAAAACATCAGAAAAATTGCGGCATTAAGAAAGAAAATGCTGAAAACAATGAACAAGATCGTAGACAAAAACAGCTTCAAGGACAAACAGATCGAGTTTTTGGCTTAAAATTTTCAAACAAAAATCCGCACTGTTGAATCTGAAAATCATCTCAAAATGGAAACTGTAAATATCACCGCTCAGATTACCGATAAATCCCAGATGGATGCATTGAAGGCGTTTCTCAAAGCATTAAAGATTAAGTTTGAGATTGAAAAAAAAGAAGAAAAACCTTACAATCCAGAGTTTTTTCAATGATTTCTGAAAGTCGGGCTCAATATGAAAGAGGAGAATATACAAGGGTAAAACCCGAAGATGTTGCACCGCATCGTGTACTAAGTTCAGGACGAAATTGTTAAGATCTACTCTTTGAGGAGACATTACGAATAAAATAAGAAAACGGCTTCAGTAACAGTTCTGAAGCCGTTTTCACAAT from Chryseobacterium suipulveris includes:
- a CDS encoding DUF2683 family protein; protein product: METVNITAQITDKSQMDALKAFLKALKIKFEIEKKEEKPYNPEFFQ